The DNA segment CCAGCCGGCCCATTTAGGATTCCAAAATGTAGGAAGGAGTTTCAGCAAGCACAACACCTAAGAGCTTGCCAACAATGGCTCCACAAGCAGGCAATGCAGTCCGGTAGTGGTCCTAGCTGGACCCTTGACGGTGAGTTCGATTTTGATGACGACATGGAGAACCCCCAGGGCCCACAGCAGAGGCCTCCGCTGCTCCAGCAGTGCTGCAACGAGCTTCACCAGGAAGAGCCACTCTGCGTTTGCCCAACCTTGAAAGGAGCATCCAAAGCCGTTAAACAACAGGTTCGACAACAAGGAGGACAACAGGGACAGCAGGGACAGCAGCTGCAGCAAGTAATTAGCCGTATCTACCAGACTGCTACGCACTTACCTAAAGTTTGCAACATCCCGCAAGTTAGCATTTGTCCTTTCCAGAAGACCATGCCTGGGCCCTCTTACTAGATTCCAAACGAAACCCTCGGGAGTGTATATACCACGGCGAAGAGTGTGGTTGTTGATGTATGTTAACACTACGCAGTGATGGTGTGTGTTCCATAAATAATGTACTTTAAAATCGATCGAGGCCAATGTAATAAGAAGTACTCTGAAGACCGTAATAAAAGAgaagtttttttgttgttgttactcTTGCTACTTGATAATAAAGTGATACTGAAGGATACGccaaaaagatcaaaagaattgaattttttttttgttccaaacgAATCAATCTATTCACAATGAGATAGTAGTCTACTGAACAGTATAGgccaaaatctatatatattaataaatcagGTCTTCGTAGCTGCATCAAGACACCAGTAACTCTTTAGTTCCTCATCTCTCATCTTCAACTTTCTTTTATTGGTTTGATATACAGTAACCATTTGCTTTGCTTCAGATCTAAGAAGGCTCCACATAGTGATTTTGTCGGCCCAGTCTCAACCCCTAATACCACTTATTTTGATTGGAAGCGGCAGTACCTAAAGTCTCTGTAGATCGGTGATTCGTTTTCAGGTTTTGCTTTCATCTTACGCTgactattttatgaaatttgatGCAGGTTcttcaaaaagaaacaaatatcaATTCTTGGAATGATTC comes from the Brassica rapa cultivar Chiifu-401-42 chromosome A01, CAAS_Brap_v3.01, whole genome shotgun sequence genome and includes:
- the LOC103866898 gene encoding napin-like, producing the protein MANKLFLVSATLAFFFLLTNASVYRTVVEVDEDATNPAGPFRIPKCRKEFQQAQHLRACQQWLHKQAMQSGSGPSWTLDGEFDFDDDMENPQGPQQRPPLLQQCCNELHQEEPLCVCPTLKGASKAVKQQVRQQGGQQGQQGQQLQQVISRIYQTATHLPKVCNIPQVSICPFQKTMPGPSY